The genomic region GTAGACAAGCTGATCTTTCTGAGGCCCATGTAGACAAGCTGATCCCACTACTTCTACTCCCTGCTCTGTGCCAGACTGCTGAGACTGTCTGTTTAGTGTGCTGAAGAGCTTTGCCCCAAAATTCCCATCCTTggcaagggagaggagagggtgtgtTGTTTCAGAAGAACAAGGAGGATACAACAGGAGGGCTTCAGTCAAATCAATATGTTTAATCACAAGGGCCTTCTCTTACACAGCACTTCACAACGTCCTCGGTAGAGTGATCATCAACACACACTCCTATATGGCCTCGCCTTGTGGTGCTTGGAATTAAAAAAACGCTGAAGGCAAAAAGCAGAATTGCTAATCTTGATCACATAACGAGTAGTTATTTGGGGTGCAAAGCggtttgtagatcagtgattctgcaCAGTCCAACTGAAATATAGTCAATCTGAATCTCAAACACACTGGgtgtctccatccatctccatgTAGGTGAAGGCTCTGGagactgagctacaggaggacaCGTTGAAACAGCAGACAGCAGAGCTGCAGAGCCAGCTGGAACTgatagaggaagagaagagagagacagagggacgtCTGCAGGACGTAGAAAAGAAGAACTGTGACCTGGAGAAAAGAGGTGAGGAGAACACCAACAGGCCGTCAGTCACATCACACCGTGGGTAACCACAGCTTTTATTCCTATAGCTTTTTGAAAGAATACGTCTCCAGCGGGTACCAGTAGAATAGATAGTTGTCCATCTTCTCATGTTAAAGTGACTGGTGACCCAGGCTTCATGTAACACACCTGTCTTTTATATCTTTAGTGCAAGAGCTGCTGCAGGTCCAGAAGAACACTGTGCCCTCACCAGGCCCTGAACCAGGGACCGCCCCACCCCCCGCCCCTGTtccccagccccctccacccccaccaccaccccctccccctcctccaccccctcccccatcGCGATGCAACCCCCTCAGGTAAGACAATAGGCTTTTATTATGTTGTGTACAGGCTTGAGATGAATGCTCCAATCACCAATCTGTCTAATTATACTGAATTTAATTTACTCTCTTCATTCAATAGCTCACTGATTGCAATTATGAGGAAATCAACCAAGGGTTCAAAGGGGGCATCCCCGAAGTTGGAGCAAGCTCCTGGTAGGTTTGAAACCACTGAGAATCAAATCTGCACCTGCCAGAATAACATAGAACATCAAGGATTTAAATACTCATTCATAATTGAGGAATTTCTTATTTTAAAATCATACATCTTTACCATATTATCCATGTaacccttctgtctctctccttgtccTGTAGATGGAGGTGCAGAAGGAGGTACAGAAGGAGGTGCAGAAGGAGGTTCAGATGACGTCAAAGTGAAGGCAGTGAATGAGATGATGGAGAGGATTAAACATGGAGTGGTTCTGAGGCCTGTCAAGGGAGGAGACACTAAGGTGAAGAGGTCAACAGTTCATGTTTTGTTTAATTGTGGAAATATAGACGACTTAATGTTCTCCGACTGATTACTCCCTTATTCTCCACTCATCTTCTCCAATCAACTGACCGTCTCCCCAAAGAGAGTTGCCGTAAAAGTGAGTATATTTACTTTTACATCGATTGTGTGACAGTGAAGTCTCTCTGGATCctaaaatcacacaaaaaacgACATGCCAACCCCCATATCACAGTGATAATCCACATCATATGGTACTAGAGTGAAATGGATTATAGCTGTTCTGTTATTAATCTCTTGCTTAAACCAGTCTTCAGTTTGGCTTTTGGAATGGGCTCTTTCTCTTTGTGTAACATGGTCCATGGATTACCTCAGTGTAGACTGACAAAGACCACATGCCTGCTGCTttgatttcatttattttatattgGTTGACAAAATCACCATGACAACTTGCAGGCTCCGAGGAGAAAATCAATAAAATGGCCTCAAGCTTTTATTTTATTCTCTCTAATATAGACCAGCTATGTGATAAACGCTAACACCAGCTGCCAGGCCCGATGTGTGCGTGAGCACATAAGAAAATGTGTGTTATGTCCTGTTTATTAACTTAGTTGAACTCAACCCCTAGAAACCTCCAGTAATTGAAGAAAAGCTGCCACAGGAGAGTGCCATGGAAGAACTGAAAGGCATTCTGGTATGAAGTGTTGTTTTTTATTAGTTGTTTTTTCTCTTTTCTTtagtttttatttatatatataaaaaaaattattgtttttttttgttttttttgggtgggggggtggatcagcttaatattgcagatagattgtatcttctatcaatgtaattgtctgcatcacttccaatcccccatgtttttgatatatatatatactcccctttattatgAAGTGTTGTTTCTTTTTATTATATAAGCCTTATTATAAGACATTGTAAAAGCTCATATATGCTTTTGAGAAGTGAtgaaacatatattttatataattacaTCTGTTACCAACAGTAAAGCATGTTGTCTGTGTTTCTGGACCCCCAGGAGACGGTGAAGAAGAGTCCCAGTCGGGGGTCTCAGGAGTCGGTCCCGTCCCCCtcagggaagagccctgtcagcaGTGAGCTGGAGGTCATTCTTAGGAGGAGACGTAAACAGGCCTGCGACTCTGGAGAAGGAGGTAACAACACCATTCGTTTGTTTGTTCGGCTTTCTTCATTCTCCTAAAATGggtgtcagtggaggctcctcagaggaggaaggggaggaccatccacctcagtgaatttcattcaaatgtaaatagtgaaacaaagataaaactatactaaatataatcacgtcaccaaataactgattaaaacacattattttgcaatgaaggtctacagtagcttcAGCAGCACTCTgaagggtagcaccatggtgtagccggaggacagctagcttctgtcctcctctgggtacattgacttcaatacaaaacctaggaggctcatggttctcacccccttccatagacttacacagtaataaagacaacttccagaggacgtcctccaacctatcagagctcttgcagcatgaactgacatgttgtccacccaatcaaaggatcagagaatgaatctagtactgaaagcataagctacagctagctaccaCTGCagcgcataaaatgtggtgagtagttgactcaaagggagagaaagaaaatagttgaaccgttttgaacaaattaatttcttcaaaaatgaaggagaagcaagagagagagagagagctagctctatttctttttttctctcacttttacttacttagctagcaaatgcagctagctagtttagcctactcaaacacacggctcaaacagagagggatgctatgctagctagctggctatggctatccaacactggaactcttccaagtcaaggtaagcttttggttttataaatTTATTGCCACCGGCGCCCGCCGGTGTATatgctaaactgctttctgactgtacactgtactgcatgattgtagcgggtttactaacgcgttagttctagttgGTCTAGTTGACTAGgacgtgacaacgatgtaggctgtgtgtagtggttagtggtcatgatataaaggtttggcttggaaaggtttttccgcctggtcacagacagctgatgtgttgtgcactgaagtccacaagcaaatgGAATAGGTGAGAGGAGGCGAGCGCGTAGATacttgcgagaaggaattatatatacaacgagcaaagggatcatgctgtttgtacgtggctgctatgaaagtgaactgtgtttgcgtgtgatcaggggtgtattcattccgccgattctgttgaaaaaacgtttcttaaacggaacaaaacggggatgaACACACCTTAATTTGTCTagtagaaactctcatttgcaactgttggactaatgattacaccctagatcagccagatgcaggcaagagtgtgcaaggcggtatcgaatgtgtcactgtctgtcaccttgattactcaaaattctctcgacctgtgtgcacctacgttgtaaactttcattcataggctaggttgtagccacctcatgatgggtatagggaatattggcgtatcatgtagtagcctaaacctattgatgttacattgagctgggtgaatggaatatgaatgacagaaataatagaaataaggccatgctcataaaacatttttgcaTTCTCcttcatcttaaacggcaccaaccgccactgaTAGGTATATATACAGACTATATGAGTGGCCTGGTGAAAAAGAGATGCACATTCCAGCCTTGACTATTCTCCATATCCCCCACCAGAGGGCTCAATAGACCCTGCCATGATCACATACAGTACTCTAACCATTAAACTATAGGCCAGGGCATGCATGATGTCACGATTCATTAGTGGTGAGCCACATTCACGTGTTGTGAATTCAATAAAAATTATGCAGTGCAGTTTTTGTATCCAGTTCTTAGAATATCTTTGCCTTTGAAATATGTCCAGGGACAATCGAGTGTACTGAACCTGTGGTTAGATGATAGGCCTACAGTGTACTGACCCTGTGGTTAGATATTAGGCCTACAGTGTACTGACCCTGTGGTTAGATGTTAGGCCTACAGTGTTGTTGGTAAAAGCTTGCATTACTGTTTACTTTGTGAAATGCCAGTCAAACATCTGATTGTTAATGCTCCTAGATCATATAGTAATCTACTGGAGATAATAACCCACAGAGAGAGTGGACATGCTGTTCTCTTACATCATGTCCCTACTAACCCCCTTTGTCTCGCTCCCTCAGATGAGAGCAGGGACGGACAAATAAGCAAGGTGTCCTCCTCTGACAGCCTGAATGGGAGGCACAGCCAGAGCTCCCACAGCTCCGACAGCTCAGGCAAAGAGCCAGAGGGGCCTATAGGGCCAGGGCCTGGGCAGAGCCCCAGAGAGCCAGCCTCCCCCAGCGGAAGGGGCCCCGGCCCAGCTGTAGCAGCCAGGCGCAGGTCAGACTCTGGCCAAGAGCCCCAAGCAGGGTCCTGGCAGGACAGGAGGTCCCGTACCTCTTTGTCTGAGAAAGAGGCCTACTCTGAGGCACCGGTCACCAATGGATGCATTGTCAGGTAATGTACATCTAAGGGGGCAATTGCTTATTTTCAAACAAAAGGATTCTTTCAAAGACTTTGTTGGTGTAAAATACATGTACAAAAATATCAAGGACTTTCGAAGGAGGACTTGCTCACCCTTGTTGTGTGTTCCAACAGTGGGGAGGAGCCTGAGAAGCAGAAGCCTGAGAAATGGGCACCACAGTCCAACGGAGTCAGCCACGCTAACCCCAGGCTGAGTGTGGAGTCGGACACGCATGCCTCACTCTCTCCCAGCCTTTCCGCAGGGCCCAACCCACTCAACGGGAACGGGAACACGGATGCAGAGTGTTGAAGGTCGGCTCCAGAGGTCCCTGGCAACCAGGAAGGAAGGCTGAGGAAAGCTACACAATTTGCACAGAATCTCAGTTATCTGCAGTTAGAGACACTTAATTAAAAAAAGCTTtaggttattttattttatgcacAAACTATCTCGATCTGATGTGACTTTTTGTCATCATCTGATGGAATGCACTGTTTTAGAATCCaaccttttttttaaatcagtttctctcttcttctttatAGTGAACAGGAATTGAATGATACTTCTAATCTATGGCACAAACTAATTTGATTCTAGTTCTGCTTCTTCCTTACTCTTCCTGAATCTAAAGAACACACTACCCTACCGTAAGACTTTCAGTAAAGTTACTGCTTACTTTATGCAGCAAAAGCACCACCTAAACATCAACAAAGAACAATGTTTAAGATCTGGGTCATTATAAGCAAATAGAAACAGATATTGCACATTATTTAGGCGATTTTGCGATTTAAAGCTGGAGCTCTGTTTCAGTTTGTGGATGCAAATGAAAGCCATGCACGTGTTTCAATCAAAGTAGCCTACCATCCTTGAGGAATGAGGTGCTTGTGTACTCAGTCTACCTCGTATTAGACACACTTGCCTCTTGACTATCCTAAATTGTATTTAAAGGGAAAAACATGATATATTATCATCTTTCATGCAATGGCACAACATGTGTAAATGTCCTCCACCTACATTCCCAAGCTGTATAAGGTGATTTGTTCATATTTGCTGGGATACTCCCATTGTTTCTTTACTGCTGTAACCTGGATTTCATCCTATGTGTATTCCCCACCTGTATGATGTTAGTAGGTAATGCTTTCAGATACAACCTAAAACAGTACAACCTAAAACAACTGGATTAAACAGTATGCAAACTTAACTGATACAGCAACTTCatctaataaataaatacatttgaaggCTCATAGGACATTCATTCTCACACCCATCATGACATTGTAAATGTTTCTTAAAAACATAGAAACAACATTGAGAGCATTGACTCTATTGTAAGTCATTTCTATGAGGCCTTCTTTCATCAAAATGAAAGGAAATCTTGTTTTCCAGATGCAATGATCATCATTTTCTCAATTCCATCTTTATTCATCAGGAAAGCAGCTAATCAAAAAGGAAATAACTAGACTGAGTTTGTGTGAATCTTGATATTGTGTGTTTGGGATTTTAAAAGtgttatgttttttttaaaacatttacattgaTGTTCATTCATCACTTGTATGAAATAAAATTACAATTCAATTGACAAGACTTGTACTTGAATCTATTTCTCCATCTTTATATGTGTAATATATTACTAATATTAGAATATTTAagggcttaccctggcgtgacgttttgataaccatgtaaatctctttaGGACAAGGTgacaatatatttgcctgtatttaccctcctaaatgaaatgctaattagctactaatgtggctatcataaagaactacaaatgccatgatgatctggacgagactgccaaatcgaggcaaaggtaagaatctctggattaactatctaatgttagctaaatgtagtaatgaataaattggctacatttctttaaatggtcAATTCTgggaactgtcttgtgcaagttttaaattgacacgatacctgttagcaaaggcgTCAGCTAaggatgacgtgcaggagcttgcagggatttgtagttttgcatgatgtctactttgatgctaattagcttATTCGAATCTGacagtaaatagagccgaatatattgttAAAAGTAATCTTGTCTGCGAGAGATTTACATtattatcaaaacgtcacaccagggtaagcctacacaaaacacagccattattttaagtgtttctaaaatcccctatgggaaaaatgtatggcgcaaaaacgattggaaccatttcttcttcttctttggtataatgGCGTTCGCAACAATTATATATGcattccgccacctactgtacaggtggattggaaccatttccctgtttgaccgctaggttttatgagtATTATGAcgcctccactgtggggctctatttcatatttgttaaaataaatgttgtttttactGTTTAATCAAAAACATTTAACTATTTAGACAATGGTGATTATTCCTTTATAATCCACGAATTACCCATGATAATCCAAAAACATAATACGTTGCTGTAGCTAGATCAAACACCCCTGTAGCGACATAACGTGGTAGCTAGTATCTTCCAAAATGGCGTCCAGATATTATCAAGAGATGCAAGAGAGTTTCAGAAATAACAACAAAAGCAGGGAATTCCCTGCGCATAGCGCTAAAGTTCATTCAGTAGCATGGAGTTGCGACGGTAGGAGATTGGCATCTGGGTCTTTTGATAAAACAGCAAGCGTATTTGTCTTAGAAAAAGACCGTTTGGTAAGTTTCTAGCTAGCTTGGTAGTATGCATGGATGTGATGAATGAACCACGCATGCTAGTGCAAGGCTAACAACAAGCCTCGTCAGTCTTATCTTGTAACATTCAGGCGCACCAAATTATACACGCACTTTGATATCTAGCAGGTATCTATTAATTTGCTAACTCTATGACCAGACCGCGAAGGGAAGAGCCTGCTAACTAGATGTTATGTTTTGTGCTGATCCAACTAGCCTAGACAGCTAGTAGCTACAGTTACTTTTAGTGGCAGCTACCTCCCCCTTAGCACACAGCTAGCCATCTTGTTGATTGCTAGCTGTTTTTGCCTATGTCAACCCCTTACAGGTGAAAGAGAACAACTACAGAGGCCATGGAGACAGTGTTGATCAGCTGTGTTGGCATCCTACCAACCCAGACGTGTTTGTCACTGCATCAGGGGACAAGACCATACGCATCTGGGACGTCAGGACAACAAAGTGCACGGCTACTGTCAACACTAAAGGTACACTCCAGTTCCAATCCATCTGCTGTGTCTTCAGCCAAAAACAACACTTCAGTCTTGTACTTTAGTTTTGATTTTTTTGTCATCTGTAATGTTCCGTTGCATTCATTAATTCTGATCTAAGCCGGCAACAGTGCTTGATCTATGCGATATGTTTGTTTGCAGGGGAAAACATCAATATCTGCTGGAGTCCGGACGGCCAAACGATAGCCGTTGGGAACAAGGATGATGTGGTTACCTTCATCGACGTCAAATCACACCGGTCACGAGCTGAGGAGCAGTTTAAGTTTGAAGTCAACGAGATCTCATGGAATAATGACAACGACATGTTCTTTCTCACCAATGGAAACGGGTGCATCAACATCTTGAGGTAAGACCTTGGTTCCATCCAAAATGACACCTTAggttatttcctatatagtgcactacttttggctagGACCCATAGGGTGCTGGTCAAAaccagtgcactatttagggaatagggtgccatttcccaCGTACCCTGTTACTCTAGAATTCACAGTCCTGTCCAAACTAGAATGTGTATCTTATGTCCTGTGAtgtagtttagtttagttttttttagtcatttatcagacgctgttatccagagtgacttagtgagtgcatacattttcatactggccccccgtgggaattgaacccacaaccctggtgttgcaagcgccatgctctataccaactgagctacacggggcccttaATAGATAGGCTAATTATGAACCTACATTACGGCTCCCTGACTTTGACATGTTGTTTTCAGTTACCCTGAGCTGAAGCCCATCCAGTCGATCAACGCCCATCCCTCCAACTGCATCTGCATCAAGTTTGACCCCACAGGGAAGTACTTTGCCACAGGAAGTGCAGACGCCCTGGTCAGTCTGTGGACCGTTGAAGAAATGGTCTGTGTTCGCTGTTTCTCCAGGTGAGTGAGTCTACATTGAAAACTGTAAATATGGACAGATATCTATCTACAACAAATGGTGCAATTGCAAATCCCTCATCACcaccagcatcatcatcatctaaCCCAATTAACCAGTGTAAGCATCCAAAACATGATCAGTATTTGTATCATACGTTGAGTCTGATTGTCTTGTTAATGTGTTCCAGGTTGGACTGGCCAGTGAGGACGTTGAGTTTCAGCCATGATGGGAAGATGCTGGCTTCAGCCTCTGAGGACCACTTCATAGACATAGCAGAGGTTGAAACAGGTTAGTTGAAGAAAGGAAATACAACTTTTTGTAGCAAGAAACCAAAATAGAATAGAATTTGCAAGGATAATCCCCTTACTCCCCTCTGCTCCCTGTGGAACATACGGTCCACACAACAAGCCCCGCACTATGCCAGATAGTCCTCGGCAAGAATAAAGACCTCTTTAATTTGAGTTCATCATTCCTCAGTATCCTCTATACTTTCTTTTGTCTTTTTTGCAGGAGAGAAGCTGTGGGAGGTCCAGTGTGAGTCCCCTACGTTCACAGTGGCCTGGCATCCTAAGAGACCGCTGCTGGCGTACGCATGTGATGACAAGGAAGGGAAGTATGACAGCAATAGAGAGTCGGGCACTGTCAAACTGTTTGGATTACCTAATGATTCCTGAGTGGGATAGAGAGGCAGGCACTGTCAAACTGTTTGGATTACCTAATGATTCCTGAGTGGGATAGAGAGGCAGGCACTGTCAAACTGTTTGGATTACCTAATGATTCCTGAGTGGGATCAAACACGCTTGTCAATGTCACTCTTTAAACCGAGTTGATTAGGATGATTGGCCCTGCTTTGTGGAGTCATGTTACCTATCCCTGTGCAGTAAGACTTCTTCTCTATATGTTTAATACAACATACTTGACTTTTGGTCCGTTAAACATTGACAGAAGGGAtgtctgtatacagtgaggggaaaaaagtatttgatcccctgctgattttgtacgtttgcccactgacaaagaaatgatcagtctataattttaatggtaggtttatttgaacagtgagagacataataacaacaaaaaaatccagaaaaacgcatgtcaaaaatgttatgaattgatttgcattttaatgagggaaataagtatttgacccctctgcaaaacatgacttagtacttggtggcaaaacccttgttggcaatcacagaggtcagacgtttcttgtagttggccaccaggtttgcacacacctcaggagggattttgtcctactcctctttgcagatcttctccaagtcattaaggtttcgaggctgacgtttggcaactcgaaccttcagctccctccacagattttctatgggattaaggtctggagactggctaggccactccaggaccttaatgtgcttcttcttgagccactcctttgttgccttggccgtgtgttttgggtcattgtcatgctggaatacccatccacgacccattttcaatgccctggctgagggaaggaggttctcacccaagatttgacggtacatggccccgtccatcgtccctttgatgcagtgaagttgtcctgtccccttagcagaaaaacacccccaaagcataatgtttccacctccgtgtttgacggtggggatggtgttctccaaacacggcgagttgagttgatgccaaagagctccattttgctctcatctgacaacaacactttcacccagttctcctctgaatcattcaatgttcattggcaaacttcagacgggcatgtatatgtgctttcttgagcagggggaccttgcgggtgctgcaggaattcagtccttcacggcgtagtgtgttaccaattgttttcttggtgactatggtcccagctgctttgagatcattgggctgattcctcaccgttctcatgatcattgcaactccacgaggtgagatcttgcatggagccccaggccgagggaggttgacagttcttttgtgtttcttccatttgcgaataatcgcacaccaactgttgtcaccttcttaccaagctgcttggcgatggtcttgtagccaattccagccttttgtaggtctacaatcttgtccctgacatccttggagagctctttggtcttggccatggtggagagtttggaatctgattgattgattgcttctgtggacaggtgtcttttatacaggtaacaagctgagattaggagcactccctttaagagtgtgctcctaatctcagctcgttacctgtataaaagacacctgggagccagaaatctttctgattgagagggggtcaaatacttatttccctcattaaaatgcaaatccatttataacatttttgacatgcatttttctttttctctcactgttcaaataaacctaccattaaaattatagactgatcatttctttgtcagtgggcaaacgtacaaaatcagcaggggatcaaattattttatccctcactgtaaatagctACATCATGTTTAGGGGACAGAGTggcgtagtggtctaaggcactgcatcgcagtgctagaggcgtcactacagacccgggttctatttggggagcccagcgtcgtccgtgttaggggaggttttggctggggtcattgtaaataagaatttgttcttaactgacttgcctagttaaattaaggttaaatatagagaaatatatatacaTGTAAATTGATTTTTCTCTAAGTGGAATGCTCAACTTTCTtctactgttttttttttttctagaaAGAGTGCCATCTTAGATGTAAAATGAGCTTGATGTAAAATGCTTACAGAGATTCTGCGAAGGGAAGAGGGTCTAGAGTTGTCCTTAAGGATTGAGATAAAATGTCATATACTCTCTGTAGTGAGGGAAAAACACTCGTGTTCTCTTTACAACCACCTGATGGCGCTGCATTCCAATTATGAAATAGTTTGTTTTCTGCATTCCTGTTTCTCCATAGGGTTTGCAATTACACACAGTGCTGTACCAAATTTTTTTGAAActgtaaattgattttttttaaatattaaaaTAACAATCTTGTTTACTTGTCTTTGTCTTTGGTTGAACATATCAAGGTATAAAACTGATATGGTGCATTGTATGTCTGCTATCTAGATTTAGTGGGCTATTTTACTTAAGGAGGAACTGTATCTCAGCCAGAAAACGGTGATTCATTGCAGGCTATGGCATTAAGATGTTGTGTAACTAAATGCATTTATGTAATGTACACAGAGATGGTGGGTGTGAGGTCTTGGACTTGATATGGTAGACCTGCCTACCCTCTAACACAGCTCCCACACACCAACCACCACAATACCATATTATCTTAACTGGCTGAATAACTAAGTACAGTTTAGTCAGGTCCAACATTATTGGCACTCTATGAAATAAATAATCCAAGTACTGGGCTTTATTGCATGCAAAATAAAATTGTGAGCGAGCGTTGCGCCTTTTCCTGTCCAATGAGGCCAAAACATTATAAACAAATATttaatactaatacaattgctccgagaaatgttttgtttaccccctcaaagatgataaaaaatattggcacccctgttttcaatacctttcaatacctcacctttgagtataacggcactgagcctttttttctaaaatgttgtatcagattggagaacacgttgggagggatcttagaccattgatatccttcatctgcgctTATGGACGGCCCTCTTCAAGTCCGGAGAATGAGATGGCTATTGCAAAATGTCgatttttgtggtcaattaacattTCTTTGTGTATTtttatgtgtgcttggggttattgtcttgctggaagatccactatCTTTTTGAGAAAACAATTATTTGTTAAAATCTCTTTATTTTTCTTCAGTTtcattagtataaaataattttaaaaaatgtaagcatacaatatagctcagtatttgtattatttatttgataGTCTTTTTTGctgatctttatcaagggtgccaatcattttggacctgactgtacttGGCTGTAAGTATTCCATATGCATGTATGTAATGTGCACTTGTCATAGTGAATATACGATGAGTGCTAAGCGTATAAGTTCAAACTAAGCAGTTAACATGATGGGTGATTGTTGTATAAGACAACAGTGGTAACACTTGACaccccagcgtcataacacgttttgaataaatgtgggttttgacgttcttatgtaggtgtcataaccttccataaaataacaaaatatatGTCAACAGGTGTACTGTGAATATATAGGTCATGGGTGTTATGATCATGTTATGAGCGTGTTATGATGCTGGGTGTCAAGTGAAGTGTTA from Coregonus clupeaformis isolate EN_2021a chromosome 3, ASM2061545v1, whole genome shotgun sequence harbors:
- the shtn3 gene encoding shootin-1, encoding MLPSSSSGLVQMEGCGEEARDTQKVQCKRLTEERDEAESQLKHIKRVSQMVIEEVSVLQTQLEIEKSCRENAEALATKLNSENRKLKYLSLSSRPCLDEMLPSITDCIPLEEETDTQDTSPDPYRQYQQQVKELQETVSSLLEEKKWLACQLQEQQRQVEELTALAEKEQAEMKELRKTIEQQSKTIKSFNRVSVMATTEYEEMKEQLDLEQSLRVKAETYAHEMLVKQKEANRQSMILLQNADPSLQLIKALEDVANVTKTLEHERLLHHQKVKALETELQEDTLKQQTAELQSQLELIEEEKRETEGRLQDVEKKNCDLEKRVQELLQVQKNTVPSPGPEPGTAPPPAPVPQPPPPPPPPPPPPPPPPPSRCNPLSSLIAIMRKSTKGSKGASPKLEQAPDGGAEGGTEGGAEGGSDDVKVKAVNEMMERIKHGVVLRPVKGGDTKRVAVKKPPVIEEKLPQESAMEELKGILETVKKSPSRGSQESVPSPSGKSPVSSELEVILRRRRKQACDSGEGDESRDGQISKVSSSDSLNGRHSQSSHSSDSSGKEPEGPIGPGPGQSPREPASPSGRGPGPAVAARRRSDSGQEPQAGSWQDRRSRTSLSEKEAYSEAPVTNGCIVSGEEPEKQKPEKWAPQSNGVSHANPRLSVESDTHASLSPSLSAGPNPLNGNGNTDAEC
- the LOC121545658 gene encoding THO complex subunit 3 isoform X1 codes for the protein MASRYYQEMQESFRNNNKSREFPAHSAKVHSVAWSCDGRRLASGSFDKTASVFVLEKDRLVKENNYRGHGDSVDQLCWHPTNPDVFVTASGDKTIRIWDVRTTKCTATVNTKGENINICWSPDGQTIAVGNKDDVVTFIDVKSHRSRAEEQFKFEVNEISWNNDNDMFFLTNGNGCINILSYPELKPIQSINAHPSNCICIKFDPTGKYFATGSADALVSLWTVEEMVCVRCFSRLDWPVRTLSFSHDGKMLASASEDHFIDIAEVETGEKLWEVQCESPTFTVAWHPKRPLLAYACDDKEGKYDSNRESGTVKLFGLPNDS
- the LOC121545658 gene encoding THO complex subunit 3 isoform X2, producing the protein MASRYYQEMQESFRNNNKSREFPAHSAKVHSVAWSCDGRRLASGSFDKTASVFVLEKDRLVKENNYRGHGDSVDQLCWHPTNPDVFVTASGDKTIRIWDVRTTKCTATVNTKGENINICWSPDGQTIAVGNKDDVVTFIDVKSHRSRAEEQFKFEVNEISWNNDNDMFFLTNGNGCINILSYPELKPIQSINAHPSNCICIKFDPTGKYFATGSADALVSLWTVEEMVCVRCFSRLDWPVRTLSFSHDGKMLASASEDHFIDIAEVETGEKLWEVQCESPTFTVAWHPKRPLLAYACDDKEGKYDSNRESGTVKLFGLPNDS